In one Shinella zoogloeoides genomic region, the following are encoded:
- a CDS encoding DUF2232 domain-containing protein produces the protein MKTLTPTSIATGLVAGVTAALLSLSANAQSSLAIVLYAASALPILIAGLGWGNASAFIAVVAGGVTASALVSSHFAALIVLITLIPAGWLSNLANLARPASELGGPDDALAWYPLSNILAHLAVMVTLGMIAVGAIVGYDSEMASKLVDIVIETLKAQEPLYNPDASAVAQMKSIFSLALPLVQGALWVFLLFAAYYIATFIVRLSGKGLRPREDMPSTLRMHRNAIFFFLGGLVLTFLGGMPAIIGALVCGTFGAGFVLAGFASLHFRTRGKPWRPFALWLAYISVLLFTIPIFVILILGLMDTRRTIALTPSGPAEKKTTNT, from the coding sequence GTGAAGACCTTGACGCCAACCTCGATTGCGACCGGCCTTGTTGCCGGTGTGACCGCCGCTCTGCTGTCGCTGAGCGCGAACGCGCAGTCGTCGCTGGCGATCGTGCTTTACGCCGCGTCCGCCCTTCCCATCCTGATCGCCGGCCTCGGCTGGGGCAACGCAAGCGCCTTCATCGCGGTCGTCGCCGGCGGCGTGACCGCCTCGGCGCTGGTGTCCTCGCATTTCGCCGCGCTGATCGTCCTCATCACGCTGATCCCCGCCGGCTGGCTGAGCAATCTCGCCAACCTCGCCCGCCCTGCCTCCGAGCTCGGCGGCCCGGACGACGCTCTTGCCTGGTATCCGCTCTCCAACATTCTCGCCCATCTCGCCGTCATGGTGACGCTGGGCATGATCGCCGTCGGCGCGATCGTCGGCTATGACAGCGAAATGGCCAGCAAGCTGGTCGACATCGTCATCGAGACGCTGAAGGCGCAGGAACCGCTCTACAATCCCGATGCGAGCGCCGTGGCGCAGATGAAGTCCATCTTCTCGCTGGCCCTGCCGCTGGTTCAGGGCGCCCTCTGGGTCTTCCTGCTGTTTGCGGCCTATTACATCGCCACCTTCATCGTTCGCCTTTCCGGCAAGGGGCTTCGCCCGCGCGAGGATATGCCGTCCACGCTGCGCATGCACCGCAACGCGATCTTCTTCTTCCTCGGCGGCCTGGTGCTCACCTTCCTGGGCGGCATGCCGGCGATCATCGGCGCGCTCGTCTGCGGCACCTTCGGGGCCGGCTTCGTGCTTGCCGGCTTCGCGAGCCTGCATTTCAGGACGCGGGGCAAGCCCTGGCGGCCCTTCGCCCTGTGGCTCGCCTACATCTCGGTACTGCTCTTCACCATACCGATCTTCGTCATCCTCATCCTGGGCCTGATGGACACGCGGCGCACCATCGCGCTGACGCCCTCCGGCCCGGCAGAGAAGAAAACCACGAATACCTGA
- the rpsR gene encoding 30S ribosomal protein S18, whose amino-acid sequence MADTSSAPARRPFHRRRKTCPFSGANAPKIDYKDVRLLSRYISERGKIVPSRITAVSQKKQRELAKAIKRARFLGLLPYVVA is encoded by the coding sequence ATGGCTGATACTTCCTCCGCTCCGGCACGCCGTCCGTTCCACCGCCGCCGCAAGACCTGCCCCTTCTCGGGCGCCAACGCTCCGAAGATCGACTACAAGGACGTCCGTCTTCTGTCGCGTTACATCTCCGAGCGCGGCAAGATCGTTCCGTCCCGCATCACCGCCGTTTCCCAGAAGAAGCAGCGCGAACTCGCCAAGGCGATCAAGCGCGCTCGCTTCCTCGGCCTGCTGCCCTACGTCGTAGCGTAA
- the rpsF gene encoding 30S ribosomal protein S6 encodes MALYEHVFLARQDVSAQQVDALVEQYKGVIEAHGGKVGRVENWGLKSLTYRIKKNRKAHYALMDIDAPAAAIHEMERQMRINEDVLRYMTIAVEAHEEGPSAMMQKRDRDDRPRRDGDDRGPRRDFGDRGPRRDFGDRPPRGDRPAREDRA; translated from the coding sequence ATGGCTCTCTACGAACATGTATTCCTGGCCCGCCAGGACGTGTCCGCCCAGCAGGTCGACGCTCTCGTCGAACAGTACAAGGGCGTGATCGAAGCACACGGCGGCAAGGTCGGCCGGGTCGAAAACTGGGGCCTCAAGTCCCTGACCTACCGCATCAAGAAGAACCGCAAGGCGCATTACGCGCTGATGGACATCGACGCTCCGGCCGCCGCCATCCACGAGATGGAACGCCAGATGCGCATCAACGAAGACGTCCTTCGTTACATGACCATCGCCGTCGAGGCCCACGAAGAGGGCCCGTCCGCTATGATGCAGAAGCGCGACCGCGACGACCGTCCGCGTCGTGACGGCGACGACCGCGGCCCGCGCCGCGACTTCGGCGATCGTGGCCCGCGCCGCGACTTCGGCGACCGCCCGCCGCGTGGCGACCGTCCGGCCCGCGAAGACCGCGCGTAA
- a CDS encoding nucleobase:cation symporter-2 family protein — protein sequence MNAYTHPEVPSQPADELVFALEDKPAPPIALLAAIQHLLAIIVPIVTPGLLICQALGVSARDTNMIVSMSLVISGIATFVQCRRFGPLGAGLLIVQGTSFNFVGPLIAGGVLMVKQGTPVEAVMAAIFGVVIAGSFIEMGLSRILPFVKKFITPLVTGIVVLMIGLTLIKVGLISMGGGFGAMQSGTFANGENLLLSGTVLALIIGLNRVPVVWVRSAAIIIALAVGYALAAVLGRLDFTGVHQAAWFQVPTPLHFGLDFSWTLFAPMVVIYLVTSLEAIGDITATSKISRQPVEGPVWMERVKGGVLVNGANSFLAGIFNTFPSSVFAQNNGIIQLTGVASRHVGVYIAGVLVLLGLFPTTAGVIQAVPEPVLGGAVIVMFGAVAASGINILAGLQLDRRALLIISISLALGLGVSQVPEFVSHMPSFVKNVLESGVATGGLCAVFLNWLLPETQEPKPVH from the coding sequence ATGAACGCCTATACCCATCCGGAAGTACCGTCACAGCCGGCAGACGAACTGGTCTTCGCGCTGGAGGACAAGCCGGCACCGCCGATCGCGCTTCTGGCCGCCATCCAGCACCTTCTCGCGATCATCGTTCCGATCGTCACGCCCGGTCTCCTGATCTGTCAGGCTCTCGGTGTCTCGGCGCGCGACACCAACATGATCGTCTCCATGTCGCTGGTTATTTCGGGCATCGCCACCTTCGTTCAGTGCCGCCGGTTCGGCCCACTCGGCGCGGGCCTGCTGATCGTCCAGGGCACCAGCTTCAACTTCGTCGGCCCGCTGATTGCCGGCGGCGTGCTCATGGTGAAGCAGGGCACGCCCGTGGAGGCCGTCATGGCCGCCATCTTCGGCGTGGTGATCGCCGGCTCCTTCATCGAGATGGGGCTCTCGCGCATCCTGCCCTTCGTCAAGAAGTTCATCACGCCGCTGGTCACCGGCATCGTCGTGCTGATGATCGGCCTCACCCTCATCAAAGTCGGCCTCATCAGCATGGGCGGCGGCTTCGGCGCGATGCAGTCGGGCACCTTCGCCAATGGCGAGAACCTGCTGCTGTCAGGCACCGTGCTGGCGCTGATCATCGGCCTCAACCGCGTCCCGGTCGTATGGGTGCGCAGCGCCGCGATCATCATCGCGCTTGCCGTCGGCTATGCGCTTGCGGCCGTGCTCGGCCGCCTCGATTTTACCGGCGTGCACCAGGCCGCCTGGTTCCAGGTGCCGACGCCGCTGCATTTCGGGCTGGATTTCTCCTGGACGCTGTTCGCCCCGATGGTCGTGATCTACCTCGTGACCTCGCTGGAGGCCATCGGCGACATCACCGCGACCAGCAAGATCTCCCGCCAGCCTGTCGAAGGCCCGGTCTGGATGGAGCGGGTGAAGGGCGGCGTGCTGGTCAACGGCGCGAACTCGTTCCTCGCCGGCATCTTCAACACGTTCCCGAGCTCCGTCTTCGCGCAGAACAACGGCATCATCCAGCTCACCGGCGTCGCCAGCCGCCATGTCGGCGTCTATATCGCCGGCGTGCTCGTGCTGCTCGGCCTCTTCCCGACGACCGCCGGCGTCATCCAGGCGGTGCCGGAGCCGGTGCTGGGCGGGGCCGTGATCGTGATGTTCGGCGCCGTCGCCGCATCAGGCATCAATATCCTCGCCGGCCTTCAGCTCGACCGGCGGGCGCTGCTGATCATCTCGATCTCGCTGGCGCTCGGCCTCGGCGTGTCGCAGGTGCCGGAATTCGTCTCGCACATGCCCAGTTTCGTGAAAAACGTGCTGGAATCGGGCGTGGCGACCGGTGGTCTCTGCGCGGTCTTCCTGAACTGGCTGCTGCCGGAAACGCAGGAGCCAAAGCCCGTCCACTGA